In the Tindallia magadiensis genome, TACACCCACAGCTTAAATGTGGCTGTTCTTTCGGTTTTGACCGCTCGCTCTTTAGGGTTGCCACAGGATAAGGTCAAAGAGTTGGGTGTGGGAGCTTTGCTTCATGATATCGGGAAAATGGCTGTCCCAGATGAGATACTTAATAAACAGGGAAGCCTGACAGAGGCTGAGTGGAAATTAATGAAAACCCATCCGGAGGAAGGCTATCGGATGGTAAAGGATAATCTGTCTATTAGCGCCTATACGAAAGCTATTATTATGTCTCATCATGAGCGAGTAGACGGTAGTGGTTATCCCAATGGTTTTTCTGGTGATAAAGTACACTTACTGACACAAATTGTTTCTATGGCGGATATTTTTGATGCGGTGACCAGTGACCGTTGCTACAGAGATCGGGTACCGGTATATCAAGCTGTTGAAATCATTATGGCTCAGGTGCATAAAGGCTATGACGAAAAGGTTTTTCGTGCCTTTATGCAAAATGTAGATCTTTATCCACCGGGACAAATTGTTCGCTTGTCTAATGGAGAAAAAGCCATGGTATTAAGAAACAATCGGGAACAACCAACCAGACCTTACGTTCGAGTATTAAATACAGAAAATGAACCAATATATGAGGTGGATCTGATGAAACATTTGTCTCTTTTTATTATTAAGGAACTAGAAGAGGTATGCGCCTAATATTCTGCTCTGGCAAGAAAGCTCAAAGGATACAGAAAAAGGGAGAGCGTAAAATGTGTCTGAAGGTGAAACCTATAGAAAAAAAAGACTGGCAGGATATTTGTTTGCTGATTGAGGCGGTAAATCGATCAGATCATTTAGACTACTCTTTAACAAAAGAATGGTTTGACTATGTGCTTCACCATTCAGAGAATGGGTTATTTGTGGCGCACTGCAAAGAACAGTTGGTGGGCCTTGCTACGTGCATGGTAAATACGGCGGACAAAGGTCAGGGAGTGATCAATCTGATCGTACATCCAGAGAATAGAAAAGAAGGTGTCGGAACGGCCCTTTATCATCGACTGATCGAATATGCCACTGAAACAAAAATAGAAAAAGTCTTTACATATGTAAACGAAGCCTTGGTAGATGCTCTAAAGTTTGTTGAAAAAAAGGATTTTACAATTATTCTTTATTCCTGGAAAATGGAAATGGATTTAACCGACGATCATCCAGTCTTGTCAGATCATAAAAATATAGACGGAGAAATTATTTTCAGAAAAGCGGTTCCTTCTGATGGAAACGCCTATCGCCATATCATTGCGGATTGCTTTGGAGACTATATCGGTGATAATGCCTTGGAACAACTCTTAAGGGATCCATCTGTGAGGGTGTACCTGCTGAAGTACAAAGGCGATACAGTGGCTTCCATTACCATCCAATATAAAGAAAATATCGCTCAGGGATATCTTTATGATGTGGCTGTTATTAAAAAATACAGGGGCAGAGGATTTGGGAAATGCTTACTACAGCGGAGTCTTTTGATGTTAAAAAAATATCAAATGAAGACGGCTGCCTTGTTAGTATCGGGAGAAAACCGGGAAGCTCTGAGGCTTTATGAATCTGTTGGATTTAGAGAAGTAGGACTGGATTATGTGATGGAGAAAAAAATTACGTAACAGAAAATAGGGATGCGACAAAGAACAATATCTACTGAGTGTCGTTATCAGAAAATATTGATGATTTTATCCTGGCATGCTATAATAAAGACAATAGATACAGTGTTTTGAGAAAGCTTAGGGTGACATAAGCAACTAACTGAGAAGGAGGTGTATGCTTTGATTATAGAAACGTCAAACTCTATCCTGAGGCCTATTGTTAAGCCTCCTACCCATGCCTATGAAAACTTTAAGACCCCGAGACAGCAAAGCTTGGAGCAGGAAAAGAATATCAGCAACCCTTCTGTAAAAAAAGTGGTACAGGAGAGTGTCAATAAAGTCTATGAGAGTTTGCAAAAACTGGTGGAGAATACAGATTATAATGTCAGTTATCGGCTAGACGAAGCTACTGGAGGTCGTCAGTTTCGAGTAACGATGAAGAACAGTGGTAATTTGGTAGCTGCTTTTCCAACAGAATCCGCGATTGAAATTGCAGAGCGCTCAAAAGCGACTACCTTGGGTCTGATCATGGACCGGCGAATATAAGATAAGCAGAAAAAATAAAGAGAATTGATAGGCATAGCGGAGGCTGTGTCTTTTTTTATATAGGACTATCACTATAAAAGAGTGGACTTTGTTGTAGGGGATAGAAGTTTGCAGGACTTATGGCGGGGTACATATGTAAGAGAAAGCTTCGGAAGAAAATCGGATGAAAAGAGAGCCTTGGGAGGCGTGAAAATGAAAACGAAACCATTGATGATGGGCTTACTGCTGCTAATAATGCTGATAGGCTTCTTTTCCTTCAGCTTAGGCAGAGAAGAGGAACCGCTGTTCATTGGATTTTCAGCAGGACTTACTGGGGCGGCTTCAGAACTTGGTGTTAGTGGACGCAATGGTTTGATGATTGCGGTTCAAAAAATAAATGAAGCAGGGGGGATTAATGGAAGGGAAGTAAAGGTAGTGGTAAAAGATGACGAGAACGACCCGCAAAAGGCTTTAGAAGCAGATGAGGCCCTTTATCAGCAAGGAGTTAAGTTTATTATTGGTCATATGACTAGCAACATGGCTGAAAAAACCCTTCCCTTTATTAACGAAAAGGAAATATTAATGGTCACACCTACCATGAGTTCTGATGAGTTAAGTGGAAAGGATGATTATCTGATTCGTGTGGTTTCGTCTAATCGTGATGAAGCCATCTTTATGGCTGAAATTTATCATCAGAAACCGGAAATTAGGAGGGTGATGGTTCTTTATGACCAGTCTAACCATGCCTATACATCCGTAATTCGCGACTTTTTTGCTGAATTTTTTGAAACAGAGGGAGAAAAACAAGTAATGTCTTTGGCTTTTTCTTCTGAGAAAGGAATCGATTACTTAGAAACCATTGAGAAGGTGGTAGATAGTCAACCTGATGCGTTGATCATTCTATCCTCAGCCTTTGATGCGGCCATCTTCTGCCAACAGATAGAACGGATGAACGTTGAAATGCCGATTTTGTTATCGGCTTGGTCCATGACGACAGATTTAATTTCTCATGGTGGAATCGCCGTAGAAGGTGTTCGTATTGTCAGTCTGATGAATCAGGAAAGTGAAAAAAAAGAATATCAAGATTTTGCAGATGAATATCGACAAAGATACGAAGAAGACCCATCTTTTTCAGCGGTTTTTGCTCATGATGCGGCAATGGTTTTGTTTGAAGGAATAAAGGCTTTGGATTCGAAAGAAATAACCCCGCAACAAGTAAAAGAGTCTATTATAGACATAGGAAGTTTTCAAGGGTTACAAAGTCTTATAGAAATAGATGAATATGGTGATGCCAGCAGAGAAATTTTCAAATATACCATTCAGAATGGTCAATTTGTTAAGGTGGAATAAGCATGAAGAAAAGTCGAAAGTTACGTGACTATATTATTCGCAGCAATATTCTTGCCGTTTTATTACCTATTCTGATGGTAGGTTTGTTAGTTGTGTCGATTATTATTTATTATAATGAGCAAGAGATGCAACAAAAAAATCATATTATTACCGCTACCATTGCACAGCGGATTAGCCAAATGTTGGATAAACCCATAGCCGATCTAAAAGAAATTGCTGAGTTGATTGATCGGCAAATTCTATCAGCAGATAAGCTAATGGAATATTTGGAAACAGTGGTAACTCATGCCGATTATCTGGAAGGCTTAGAGATCATTGATGAAAATGCGCGTGTTCGGTATATGGCACCCTATAACCAATACTTGATGGGAATTAGTCGGGTGAATCAGGCTTATTACCAGATCGCCAGCCGTCAGGAGGAACCATATTTTTCCACAAGCTTTATTTCACAGCAGACAGGAAGTCCTGCCTTAACCGTGGCGATGAAACATGAGTCAAAGGTGTTGGTAGCCTATTTGAATTTAGAACAGATCAGTCTTTTATCATCACAGTTGAGTGAAAGTTATGGGAATAATATGCTGGTGGCTGTCACCGACCGCCGAGGCGTCTATATTTCCTATAAAGAACTAGAAAAGGTATATCAGAGAGAGATGGATCCCAATATTTATATGATAAGTGAAGGGATTCAAGAAAGAGATTTTTATACCGGGAAGCATCTAGATCACTGGATTACCGCTTATCCTGTTGAAAATGCCAATTGGTATACTATTGTGTATCAATCCGTTGATACGCTGTATGATACGATAAAAAGAATTATTTTCGTGAGCTTTCTGGTAATCCTGATGTTCTTTCTCCTATCTACCAGCATAACGCGACGAAATTTACGGAAAATAACCCACTCTTTCCAGGAATTTTTAGATCAAACTCGGGAAATTGCCAAAGGAAACTACGAGAGGCGAGTCCAAACAGACAGCTTTGAAGAATTTCACCAATTGGCTGAAAGTTTTAATATAATGGTCGATAAAATTGAATCAAGAAATCGAAGGCTGCAAGACCTAGCCTATTTTGATCCTGTGACAAAACTTCCCAATGCCAGTTATCTGCATGATTTTCTTGGGAATATGCTATCAAAACATCAGAAGACAAATAAAAAACTAGCGGTTATTTATTTTGATTTGGATCATTTTAAACGGATCAATGATACCTACGGACACACTTTTGGTGATGAAGTATTAGCTCAAGTAGGAGAAAGATTGTTAGCTGAAGAGGATCAAAGTGGAACGGTAGCTCGAATGAGTGGTGATGATTTTGTTTGTGTTCTTCCGGATGTTGGAGACTTAGAAATGGTACTAGAAAAAATAAAAAACCTTCGGAAGAAGTTTGTCTTACCAATTTCTTCTCGGGACACGGAGGTTTATTTGGATATAAGCTTTGGTATTGCCCTTTATCCGGAGCATGGTGATACGGTGGAAACCTTACTTCAGCACGCTGATACGGCTACTAGTACATCAAAAAAAGAAGGAAGTAATAAATATACCTTTTTCCATGAATCGATGAAACTTGATTTAAGAAGAAAGATGGATCTGGAAAAAGGAATGAGAAGGGCCCTAGAGAACCAGGAAATGTCACTGTGTTATCAGCCGCAAGTATTTGCTAAGACCGCAGAAAACAGGGGAGTTGAGGCGTTGTTGAGATGGCATCACCCAGTATTTGGGTCTGTATCTCCTTATGAATTTATTCAAGTAGCCGAAGAATCTGGACAGATTCTTGCCATTGGTGAATGGGTGCTGTCAAAAGCCTGTGAAAAATTGGCGGAGTTTAATGATCATCAGCCGCATAAGCTTACGATGTCTGTCAACGTATCAACCTTACAGCTCAGGAGTCGTGGTTTTGTAGAGATGGTAAAAAAATACGTAAAAAAGCATAAGATTAATCCGTCATTTCTGGAATTAGAAATGACAGAAAGTGTTTTTATTCATTCTTTTGACGAAGCAGTTACAATCTTAAATGAGCTAAGGGAGATAGGGGTGAAAATTTCTTTAGATGATTTTGGCACTGGATTTTCTTCCTTGTCTTATCTGAGACATCTTCCGATCAATACACTGAAAATTGATAAAGCATTTGTTCAGGGGATGGAAACGGACAAAGATACAGAAATAATGATTGATTCAGTTATTACGATGGCACATAATATGAACCTAGATGTTATTGCCGAAGGCGTAGAAAATGAATGGCAGCTTCAAGCCATGAAGCGCTATGAATGTGATATGGTGCAAGGTTATCACATTAGTCACCCTTTGACTGAAGAGATGCTCGGAAAATATTTTGAAAAAAAGAATGATGAAAATAGTTGACAAAAATTCAAATCCATATTAATATGCTATACAGGTTCACAAAAATTGCAAGAGAAAACAAACAACCGAATAATATGAAACTCTTATCAAGAGTGGTGGAGGGACTGGCCCGATGAAACCCGGCAACCATAACTGTTTATCAGATCGATAACAGCTAAAGGTGCTAAATCCTGCGGAATTTCCGGAAGATGAGAGAGTCAATATGATTTACTAAATTGCCTCTCTGTCTTGACAGAGAGTTTTTTTATTGTTCAAAAGGAGGAATGGAAAGAAAAAGAAAGTTGTTTTACAGAAAAAAATAAACTTATAGAAAAGGATGATTAAAATGAAGAAAACAATAGGCTTATGGATTGTAGGAATACTTTTTTTATTAAGTGGTTGTGGTAATTCAGATGCACAAAATACATTAGATCCAAATCATTTGATCATAGGTGTGACCCCGGGGCCACATGAAGAGGTAATGGAGCAGGTTAAGAAAAAGGCTGCGGAAGATGGAATAACCATTGAGCTTCAAGTATTTACAGAATATGTAATGCCTAATATTGCTTTGGCAGAAGGTGAATTAGACTTAAACATGTTTCAACACAAACCCTACTTGGAGAGATTTAGTGAAGAAAGAAATCTTGATCTGGTAGACGTAGGATATACCATTAATTTCCCCATTGCATTGTATGCTGAATCCTTGGAAAATGTTTCAGAACTTCAGGAAGGAGATCGTATTGCTATTCCTAATGATCCTACTAACGGTGCAAGAGCATTGATTCTTTTGGAAAGTGCCGGATTGATCACCTTGGAAGAAGGGGTAGGCGTAGAAGCGACGGTCAATCATATCGCAGAAAATCCTATGAATTTCCATATCATAGAACTGGAAGCATCTCAGCTCCCCCGACAATTAGAAGAAGTAACGGCAGCCGTTATTAATTCCAACTTTGCTATTGAGTATGGCTTTGTTCCCACCAGGGACTCTATTCTAATGGAGCCGGGAGATTCGCCCTATGTGAATGTGGTAGCCGCCAGAGCTGAGAATAAAGATGATCCTGCTATTGCTCAGTTGATGGAATATTATTATCAGGATGATATTAAAGCGTTTATTGAAGAACGATTTCAAGGTTCCATTGTTCCCGGGTGGTAAAAAGATTCGGAAACAGGAGAACGGAAAGGATAAATGAACAATGATTGAGTTCCGGAACATATCAAAAGAATTCAAAACAGAAGCCCAGACAAACTTGGCCTTAGACCGGGTATCCTTAAAGGTGAACCAAAGAGAAATATATGGGATTATTGGGCATAGTGGCGCAGGTAAAAGCACATTGATTCGGGTAGCTAACCTGTTAGAAAAGCCAACGGCTGGTGAAGTTTTTTTCAATGGAGAAGCCTTAACAAAATTGACCGCCGAAGAACTGCGAAAAAAGCGGCAGGATATGGGGATGATTTTTCAAGGGTTTCATCTGCTGAAAACCGCCACGGTTTATGAAAACATAGCGCTGCCACTAAAATTAGTTGGATTAAATGCCCTTGAAATTAAGAAACGTGTTCACCAGTATTTATCTGTGGTGGGACTATTAGAGAAAGAACAGGCCTATCCATCGCAGTTGTCTGGTGGTCAAAAACAACGGGTAGCTATTGCCAGAGCCTTATCTCAT is a window encoding:
- a CDS encoding ABC transporter substrate-binding protein translates to MKTKPLMMGLLLLIMLIGFFSFSLGREEEPLFIGFSAGLTGAASELGVSGRNGLMIAVQKINEAGGINGREVKVVVKDDENDPQKALEADEALYQQGVKFIIGHMTSNMAEKTLPFINEKEILMVTPTMSSDELSGKDDYLIRVVSSNRDEAIFMAEIYHQKPEIRRVMVLYDQSNHAYTSVIRDFFAEFFETEGEKQVMSLAFSSEKGIDYLETIEKVVDSQPDALIILSSAFDAAIFCQQIERMNVEMPILLSAWSMTTDLISHGGIAVEGVRIVSLMNQESEKKEYQDFADEYRQRYEEDPSFSAVFAHDAAMVLFEGIKALDSKEITPQQVKESIIDIGSFQGLQSLIEIDEYGDASREIFKYTIQNGQFVKVE
- a CDS encoding flagellar protein FlaG, with the protein product MIIETSNSILRPIVKPPTHAYENFKTPRQQSLEQEKNISNPSVKKVVQESVNKVYESLQKLVENTDYNVSYRLDEATGGRQFRVTMKNSGNLVAAFPTESAIEIAERSKATTLGLIMDRRI
- a CDS encoding GNAT family N-acetyltransferase, encoding MCLKVKPIEKKDWQDICLLIEAVNRSDHLDYSLTKEWFDYVLHHSENGLFVAHCKEQLVGLATCMVNTADKGQGVINLIVHPENRKEGVGTALYHRLIEYATETKIEKVFTYVNEALVDALKFVEKKDFTIILYSWKMEMDLTDDHPVLSDHKNIDGEIIFRKAVPSDGNAYRHIIADCFGDYIGDNALEQLLRDPSVRVYLLKYKGDTVASITIQYKENIAQGYLYDVAVIKKYRGRGFGKCLLQRSLLMLKKYQMKTAALLVSGENREALRLYESVGFREVGLDYVMEKKIT
- a CDS encoding MetQ/NlpA family ABC transporter substrate-binding protein yields the protein MKKTIGLWIVGILFLLSGCGNSDAQNTLDPNHLIIGVTPGPHEEVMEQVKKKAAEDGITIELQVFTEYVMPNIALAEGELDLNMFQHKPYLERFSEERNLDLVDVGYTINFPIALYAESLENVSELQEGDRIAIPNDPTNGARALILLESAGLITLEEGVGVEATVNHIAENPMNFHIIELEASQLPRQLEEVTAAVINSNFAIEYGFVPTRDSILMEPGDSPYVNVVAARAENKDDPAIAQLMEYYYQDDIKAFIEERFQGSIVPGW
- a CDS encoding bifunctional diguanylate cyclase/phosphodiesterase: MKKSRKLRDYIIRSNILAVLLPILMVGLLVVSIIIYYNEQEMQQKNHIITATIAQRISQMLDKPIADLKEIAELIDRQILSADKLMEYLETVVTHADYLEGLEIIDENARVRYMAPYNQYLMGISRVNQAYYQIASRQEEPYFSTSFISQQTGSPALTVAMKHESKVLVAYLNLEQISLLSSQLSESYGNNMLVAVTDRRGVYISYKELEKVYQREMDPNIYMISEGIQERDFYTGKHLDHWITAYPVENANWYTIVYQSVDTLYDTIKRIIFVSFLVILMFFLLSTSITRRNLRKITHSFQEFLDQTREIAKGNYERRVQTDSFEEFHQLAESFNIMVDKIESRNRRLQDLAYFDPVTKLPNASYLHDFLGNMLSKHQKTNKKLAVIYFDLDHFKRINDTYGHTFGDEVLAQVGERLLAEEDQSGTVARMSGDDFVCVLPDVGDLEMVLEKIKNLRKKFVLPISSRDTEVYLDISFGIALYPEHGDTVETLLQHADTATSTSKKEGSNKYTFFHESMKLDLRRKMDLEKGMRRALENQEMSLCYQPQVFAKTAENRGVEALLRWHHPVFGSVSPYEFIQVAEESGQILAIGEWVLSKACEKLAEFNDHQPHKLTMSVNVSTLQLRSRGFVEMVKKYVKKHKINPSFLELEMTESVFIHSFDEAVTILNELREIGVKISLDDFGTGFSSLSYLRHLPINTLKIDKAFVQGMETDKDTEIMIDSVITMAHNMNLDVIAEGVENEWQLQAMKRYECDMVQGYHISHPLTEEMLGKYFEKKNDENS
- a CDS encoding HD-GYP domain-containing protein, yielding MRIVSTSGLRAGTKLGKTVYDEKGLVLLRSGVKLTDSYIFQLKRKNIPAVYVDDDLSHGVEISNVIDQEVRVKAVLQIKDIFEDIKDRKNKMATRYISDRHYEGVKKTFDDIMGNLQKNKGATMNMAELMSSSLYTYTHSLNVAVLSVLTARSLGLPQDKVKELGVGALLHDIGKMAVPDEILNKQGSLTEAEWKLMKTHPEEGYRMVKDNLSISAYTKAIIMSHHERVDGSGYPNGFSGDKVHLLTQIVSMADIFDAVTSDRCYRDRVPVYQAVEIIMAQVHKGYDEKVFRAFMQNVDLYPPGQIVRLSNGEKAMVLRNNREQPTRPYVRVLNTENEPIYEVDLMKHLSLFIIKELEEVCA